One Helicobacter sp. MIT 05-5293 DNA window includes the following coding sequences:
- a CDS encoding phage holin family protein gives MDTLLYLFPNVEHYIELIPVACVGILSGIVNYFNLEEKKPSKLYALKIVCTSAFIALTAYTILSATDLPYLAKVGISAAIGFFGIDKALEYIQKIIALKNNGGMSDQDKKAQKAKERETPNPQSTKENE, from the coding sequence ATGGACACATTATTATATCTATTCCCTAATGTCGAGCATTATATTGAGTTGATACCTGTAGCGTGCGTGGGGATACTTAGCGGGATAGTGAATTATTTTAACCTCGAGGAGAAAAAGCCCAGCAAACTTTACGCGCTTAAAATCGTTTGCACGAGTGCTTTTATTGCCCTTACTGCCTACACGATACTTAGCGCGACAGATTTGCCATATCTGGCTAAAGTAGGGATTAGCGCGGCGATAGGATTCTTTGGGATTGATAAAGCTCTTGAATACATACAAAAGATTATCGCGCTGAAGAACAACGGCGGAATGAGCGATCAAGATAAAAAAGCACAAAAGGCTAAAGAGCGCGAGACACCAAACCCACAAAGCACAAAGGAGAATGAATGA
- a CDS encoding PBECR2 nuclease fold domain-containing protein, whose amino-acid sequence MYCLNKLQSSLAQHLGLDSQHLLDIRQSLEHKGFDAILKGDDFIAIMPKEAELPLNVRGEVEEWVRDIAGIQNKEISADLRLLAQKHPEMFKKPSDVYKLFVQIKNNPTHFLPNNREDVAMIAKIINEKKIGKMGVKKENGEVVHLTKRDIRPKDIKIENPLAVEPPTHYHTSIKEQGDGANAHSLKDTPIIPQKLQELDKTYRTKEEKEKFKAFDFSNTKTQEVKTTLKDYLNAQNVLNHTLKSSDGIEATFSLNSFSKMTSDTAIKKSVDNGFSRNEHLNAVANIKEIYKNARLRETQPHKSGDSNVKIHRLDSEFEDKGVLFTLKESLDKNQKRLYSLELQLIPSLKSADTPLNKSTGKGSSNSLQETKGGDKSPESSIVKTDTPIIPQKLQWSKHTNLDETSLTLSNLKGDELVEVKAINELKAQIIQSLDTLATEHLPQTISKAEFLQTGLEQVINKSNFLKHIQSKNDSFNRIKYLNLIEPTLKRPNIEFTEGEKKGYIKIFIGDDKKLFYVLITEQEDKLLITGIPTTKKREVIRQINKADSIRGVTHSGDELPATALANANKSTTANPIIPQKLQWSKHTNLDETSLTLSNGKKLLIHKDSFDNIYIQSDMQPSQARSYDELKINQSLSDFEKYNIEQKFINHMRNKKQLLKPQSADEIIQSEITKAQEESKSKQRYLETKHKQEAILQEKEANLNKRIDEVALSQGESIPYKPIRDTKIILSDDTPALSAQYVIIDYHDIVPIFERSQTQGRVIKQEKVIQNIINDFNPDLLIPREGGADGAPIITKDGQVIAGNHRALSLQTILDAPQHQDKALRYRESVKDFLHIDLEPTQMIVRRVNDNVSQEDILSLAFSSNKGRESTMGEKALSNLAYFKQNMSYLPQHIESENVDELKSFVASILDKQGGGLDTFNTNLALLAHIAPNAKNADIISALDSIKGSPDERVKLINMFVDNAGSFYNLSQNKLLPSLDLRAYLSESILNVSRRHSTRALDLENLNISINDFLNAGEEGQKAILALDSDKVKHLISDALSVALAKFVRQENPSTALYESLKNAPKALEEQTQPTLLSEGKPLSAVDIYDFVQYLISEGQSSKQTSELIALLPKLREAESKTFQDSKATQELENIVFNDKKGNEKILTKEVQEQWLKTFNLKSLDEDFIPHIAQEAKEALEKQGFSGEIHLKSGSLVKLIKENRLKYLDRIKPTLETPDKIIRQDESTIIFAKDFNDKKYFTSVSRNQSGEWIVRSNAPKSENGLNNKVAQGGEVIFDRQAPAQINANEAYDDIAKSNTKLDNAIIPQRKGTYDNSITHDSKLDHSSNSDTDTLYPLSGSHSQERGGVESYSGAREAFTYHTKEPQAIATLRKELKDALSPYLNREIINKQTGDSAQISNKGIKKMSSSEAVKKSMANGYTRDEHFKVASAVKEIFENADLQKITKDLKHNDPNVKIYRFIQEVSVNEKPANALITLKETIERGKKIYSIELESLDPLPKNQIAGKLDKQGQFSLTKDNSTANVAPIEKTDNDIIPQSKAKQKLEKQIAQYEDRIRILDKKLSSAGEVARKNYDANFAERELYQELLFKAKKAYYDIPEPSEDLPYRKFFKAQSKTKLEDIFSGAEEAMKPENLKEFLHKRGNEYYLKAFRKYLFDPHSLSFKHEIEIAQKDIILLKRYAAANAPYSRDLELRNGAEFRAEIERAFDIHPIKDFGTNYAEFYHDGKGAINKLLHEKQGQVSGAFYREDLKELSGNGEIDLVWGDSKFGLKHILDKHEKEFSDIAQELSEIVERGVLEKAKDNKYTLKTQKHTLVLGQRENNDFIITAYKDRRNEKLGNHQTVVGDDFTDEPLAKQPLSSNQNDIIPRFENHLSENKKFKIEFLETLDLNPLEYNFLRDKILGAKALKQDVSQQIRNKLQESLNLHPNPAFGTNYAEFYHDGKGAIDKLIDEYYQWQMLFKDPNEFSGQVAGAFYREDLKELSGNGEIDLVWGDSKFGLKHILDKHEKEFSDIARELSEIVERGELKKDDKGRLRIETQNYIIGVKDNWKGEKTNNWIVTAYEKKGGGGSLYTSPHNDLGEILPKTPNDIIPQSKIQSNPHIGSGLVGGSLAGVEEDESGNLTFDPSKFALGFLGAAVGSKAVAKGFQTLKANPQLKEAVVKELGNALALGFESAKAKYPILQTLEPRYIVKNEKGRIAQAKAMLSKLEQREQKGIYNVAYNGKNATKVYKDLEKIDEAIVLERGTKRKGGVHIKLSHSTDTQQQGYVTHQEVANLGKNIRKYIAKYHDPFIDSNGARLYEWQDKEGVKFRVVVNDLQESSGGNSLLPSATEEIITFYSDRNLKNPMSFKNPSLK is encoded by the coding sequence ATGTATTGTTTGAACAAATTACAATCTAGTCTAGCCCAGCATTTAGGGTTAGATTCTCAACATCTTTTAGACATACGACAATCTTTAGAGCACAAAGGCTTTGATGCTATTTTAAAGGGTGATGATTTTATCGCTATAATGCCTAAAGAGGCGGAATTGCCACTGAATGTAAGGGGAGAGGTAGAAGAGTGGGTAAGGGATATAGCGGGCATTCAAAATAAGGAGATTTCTGCGGATTTGAGGCTTTTAGCTCAAAAGCACCCCGAAATGTTTAAAAAGCCAAGCGATGTTTATAAATTGTTTGTGCAAATTAAAAATAACCCTACGCATTTTCTGCCTAATAATAGGGAAGATGTCGCGATGATTGCTAAAATCATTAATGAAAAGAAAATCGGCAAAATGGGAGTAAAAAAAGAGAATGGCGAAGTTGTGCATCTCACAAAAAGAGACATAAGACCAAAAGACATAAAAATAGAGAATCCTTTAGCAGTGGAGCCGCCAACTCACTACCACACTTCCATAAAGGAACAAGGCGATGGTGCAAATGCACATTCACTAAAGGACACCCCCATTATACCCCAAAAACTCCAAGAGTTAGATAAAACTTATCGCACAAAAGAGGAAAAAGAAAAGTTTAAAGCCTTTGACTTTAGTAACACCAAAACTCAAGAAGTCAAAACCACACTCAAAGACTATCTCAATGCACAAAATGTGCTTAATCACACTTTAAAAAGTAGCGATGGCATAGAAGCGACCTTTAGCCTAAACTCTTTCTCAAAAATGACTAGTGATACTGCGATAAAAAAGAGTGTGGATAATGGATTTAGCAGGAATGAGCATTTAAACGCGGTAGCGAATATAAAAGAGATATACAAAAATGCACGATTAAGAGAGACACAACCACACAAAAGCGGGGATAGCAATGTCAAGATTCATCGTTTAGATTCTGAATTTGAAGATAAGGGAGTTTTATTCACACTCAAAGAAAGCTTAGACAAAAATCAAAAGCGACTTTATAGCTTAGAGCTACAATTAATCCCAAGCCTTAAAAGTGCAGATACACCCTTAAATAAAAGCACCGGCAAGGGCAGTTCTAACTCACTACAAGAAACTAAAGGTGGAGACAAAAGCCCCGAATCGTCTATTGTTAAAACCGACACCCCCATTATACCCCAAAAACTCCAATGGAGCAAACACACCAACCTTGATGAAACTAGCCTTACTTTATCCAATTTAAAGGGTGATGAGCTTGTGGAGGTAAAGGCTATAAATGAACTAAAAGCGCAGATTATACAAAGCCTAGATACCCTCGCGACCGAACATCTCCCTCAAACTATCAGCAAAGCAGAGTTTTTGCAAACAGGATTAGAGCAAGTTATAAATAAATCAAATTTTTTAAAACATATTCAATCAAAAAATGATAGCTTTAATAGAATAAAATATTTAAATCTTATAGAACCTACATTAAAGCGTCCGAATATAGAATTTACAGAAGGTGAAAAAAAAGGATATATAAAAATCTTTATAGGTGATGATAAAAAGCTATTTTATGTTTTGATCACAGAACAAGAAGATAAATTATTAATCACAGGCATTCCAACAACCAAAAAGAGAGAGGTGATAAGGCAGATAAATAAGGCAGATTCAATAAGAGGCGTGACTCATAGTGGAGATGAGCTACCCGCCACAGCCTTAGCAAATGCTAATAAATCCACAACCGCTAACCCCATTATACCCCAAAAACTCCAATGGAGCAAACACACTAACCTTGATGAAACTAGCCTTACTTTATCCAATGGTAAAAAGCTCCTTATCCACAAAGACAGCTTTGATAATATCTATATCCAAAGCGATATGCAGCCCTCACAAGCTCGTAGCTATGATGAGCTTAAAATCAATCAGTCCCTAAGCGATTTTGAAAAGTATAACATTGAGCAAAAATTTATCAACCATATGCGCAATAAAAAGCAATTACTCAAGCCTCAAAGTGCAGATGAGATAATACAATCAGAAATCACAAAAGCCCAAGAAGAATCCAAATCCAAGCAGAGATACCTTGAAACCAAACATAAGCAAGAAGCAATCTTGCAAGAAAAAGAAGCAAACCTCAATAAAAGAATCGATGAAGTCGCACTCTCACAAGGAGAATCTATCCCCTATAAACCTATCAGAGACACAAAGATTATCCTAAGCGATGACACACCCGCTTTGAGCGCGCAATATGTCATCATTGATTATCATGATATTGTGCCTATTTTTGAGAGAAGCCAAACGCAAGGCAGAGTCATCAAACAAGAAAAAGTCATACAAAATATTATCAATGACTTTAATCCCGATTTACTAATCCCCAGAGAGGGAGGCGCAGATGGAGCACCTATTATCACCAAAGACGGACAAGTGATCGCAGGCAATCACAGAGCCTTAAGCTTACAGACCATACTTGACGCACCACAACACCAAGATAAAGCCTTGCGATATAGAGAATCTGTCAAAGACTTTTTACACATTGATTTAGAGCCGACACAAATGATCGTGCGTAGAGTGAATGACAATGTCAGCCAAGAAGACATACTCTCCCTAGCCTTTAGCTCCAATAAAGGCAGAGAATCTACAATGGGTGAAAAGGCTTTATCAAACCTTGCCTACTTCAAGCAAAATATGTCCTATCTCCCCCAACATATAGAGAGTGAGAATGTCGATGAGCTTAAATCCTTTGTCGCCTCTATCTTAGACAAACAAGGCGGAGGCTTAGATACTTTTAATACCAATCTCGCATTATTAGCACACATCGCACCCAATGCCAAAAACGCAGATATTATAAGTGCGCTAGATTCTATCAAAGGCAGCCCCGATGAGCGTGTGAAGCTTATCAATATGTTTGTGGATAATGCAGGGAGCTTTTATAACCTTAGTCAAAACAAGCTTTTACCCAGCCTTGATTTAAGGGCGTATTTGAGTGAGAGCATACTCAATGTGAGCAGGAGGCACTCTACCCGCGCCCTTGATTTAGAAAACCTCAATATATCGATCAATGATTTTCTTAACGCAGGAGAGGAAGGACAAAAGGCAATATTAGCCCTTGATAGTGATAAGGTAAAGCATCTTATCAGTGATGCGCTTAGTGTAGCCCTAGCAAAGTTTGTGCGACAAGAAAACCCAAGCACCGCATTGTATGAAAGTCTCAAAAATGCTCCCAAAGCCCTAGAAGAACAAACCCAGCCCACACTTTTAAGTGAGGGCAAACCTTTGAGTGCAGTAGATATTTATGACTTTGTGCAATACCTTATCTCTGAAGGACAAAGCAGCAAACAAACAAGTGAGCTTATAGCGTTATTGCCTAAGCTAAGGGAAGCAGAATCAAAAACTTTTCAAGATTCTAAGGCAACACAAGAGCTAGAAAATATTGTTTTTAACGACAAAAAAGGTAATGAAAAAATACTTACCAAAGAAGTGCAAGAACAATGGCTCAAGACTTTTAATCTTAAAAGTTTAGATGAGGATTTTATCCCACACATTGCACAAGAGGCTAAAGAGGCGTTGGAAAAGCAGGGATTTAGTGGAGAGATACACCTTAAAAGCGGGAGTTTAGTGAAGCTTATTAAAGAAAATCGCTTGAAATATTTAGACAGAATTAAGCCCACTTTAGAAACACCCGACAAAATCATAAGACAAGACGAAAGCACGATTATTTTTGCAAAAGATTTTAACGACAAAAAGTATTTTACAAGCGTGAGCCGCAATCAAAGCGGAGAATGGATTGTCAGAAGTAATGCACCAAAAAGCGAAAATGGACTTAATAATAAAGTAGCACAAGGCGGGGAAGTGATATTTGACAGACAAGCCCCCGCTCAGATTAACGCTAACGAGGCTTACGATGATATAGCTAAATCTAATACCAAACTTGACAACGCCATTATACCACAAAGAAAGGGAACTTATGATAATAGCATTACTCACGATTCTAAGCTTGATCACTCTAGCAATAGCGATACTGATACCTTATATCCTCTATCAGGAAGCCACAGCCAAGAGCGCGGAGGAGTGGAATCTTATTCGGGAGCTAGAGAAGCATTCACCTACCATACCAAAGAACCTCAAGCAATCGCAACCTTACGAAAAGAGCTAAAAGACGCCCTAAGCCCTTATCTCAATAGAGAGATTATCAATAAGCAAACAGGCGATAGTGCGCAAATATCCAATAAAGGCATTAAAAAAATGTCCAGCTCTGAAGCAGTTAAAAAGTCTATGGCTAACGGATATACAAGAGATGAACATTTTAAGGTAGCAAGTGCGGTAAAAGAGATTTTTGAAAATGCAGATTTGCAAAAAATCACTAAAGATTTAAAACATAACGACCCAAATGTAAAAATCTATCGTTTTATACAAGAAGTATCAGTAAATGAAAAACCAGCAAACGCACTTATAACGCTAAAGGAAACCATAGAGAGAGGTAAAAAGATTTATAGCATAGAGCTTGAAAGTCTTGACCCCTTGCCCAAAAATCAAATAGCGGGCAAACTTGACAAGCAAGGGCAATTTTCTCTCACTAAAGACAACAGCACCGCTAATGTTGCGCCTATTGAGAAAACCGATAATGATATTATACCACAAAGCAAAGCCAAACAAAAGCTAGAAAAACAAATCGCACAATACGAGGATAGAATCCGCATTTTGGATAAAAAGCTAAGTAGTGCAGGAGAAGTGGCAAGAAAAAATTATGATGCAAATTTCGCAGAAAGAGAGCTTTATCAAGAGCTACTCTTCAAAGCCAAAAAGGCATATTATGATATTCCAGAACCTAGCGAGGATTTGCCCTATCGGAAGTTTTTTAAAGCACAGAGTAAAACAAAGCTAGAAGACATTTTCAGCGGAGCGGAAGAAGCTATGAAGCCTGAGAATCTTAAAGAATTTTTGCACAAAAGGGGGAATGAATATTATCTTAAAGCTTTCAGAAAATATCTTTTTGACCCTCATTCTTTGAGCTTTAAGCACGAGATAGAAATAGCACAAAAAGACATTATACTACTAAAAAGATATGCAGCAGCAAATGCTCCCTATTCAAGAGATTTAGAGCTAAGAAATGGAGCAGAGTTTAGAGCAGAGATTGAACGAGCCTTTGACATTCACCCTATAAAAGACTTTGGCACAAACTATGCAGAATTTTACCACGATGGCAAAGGAGCGATAAATAAGCTACTTCACGAAAAACAAGGGCAAGTGAGTGGGGCGTTTTATAGAGAGGATTTAAAAGAGCTTAGCGGTAATGGTGAAATTGATTTGGTATGGGGGGATTCTAAGTTTGGGCTAAAGCATATTTTAGACAAACACGAAAAAGAGTTTAGCGACATTGCACAAGAGCTTAGCGAGATAGTGGAGAGAGGCGTATTAGAAAAAGCAAAAGATAATAAATACACACTTAAAACGCAAAAACATACTTTGGTTTTAGGGCAAAGGGAAAATAACGATTTTATCATCACTGCTTACAAAGATAGGAGAAACGAAAAGCTTGGGAATCATCAGACCGTTGTCGGTGATGATTTTACAGATGAACCACTAGCAAAACAGCCTCTTTCATCTAACCAAAATGACATTATACCACGATTTGAGAATCATTTATCAGAAAACAAGAAGTTCAAGATAGAGTTTTTAGAAACATTAGATTTAAATCCTTTGGAATATAATTTTTTAAGAGATAAAATCTTAGGAGCTAAAGCTTTAAAGCAAGATGTTAGCCAACAAATAAGAAATAAATTACAAGAATCTCTAAACCTCCACCCCAACCCCGCCTTTGGCACAAACTATGCGGAGTTTTACCATGATGGTAAGGGAGCGATAGACAAGCTAATTGACGAATATTATCAATGGCAAATGCTATTTAAAGACCCTAACGAGTTTAGCGGACAAGTTGCAGGGGCGTTTTATAGAGAGGATTTAAAAGAGCTTAGCGGAAATGGTGAGATTGATTTGGTATGGGGGGATTCTAAGTTTGGACTAAAGCATATTTTAGACAAACACGAAAAAGAGTTTAGCGACATTGCACGAGAGCTTAGCGAGATAGTGGAGAGAGGGGAGTTAAAAAAAGATGACAAAGGACGCTTAAGGATTGAAACACAAAATTATATTATAGGTGTTAAAGATAATTGGAAAGGCGAAAAAACAAATAATTGGATAGTAACAGCGTATGAGAAAAAAGGAGGTGGTGGAAGTTTATATACATCTCCACACAATGACTTAGGCGAGATTCTGCCTAAAACTCCTAACGACATTATACCACAAAGCAAAATCCAAAGCAACCCACACATAGGCAGTGGATTAGTAGGAGGAAGCCTTGCAGGAGTAGAAGAAGACGAGAGTGGGAATCTCACCTTTGATCCTAGTAAGTTTGCTTTAGGATTCTTAGGAGCAGCAGTAGGGAGTAAGGCAGTAGCAAAGGGCTTTCAAACTTTAAAGGCTAATCCACAACTAAAAGAAGCAGTGGTAAAAGAGCTAGGCAATGCTTTAGCTTTAGGCTTTGAAAGCGCAAAAGCAAAATACCCCATTTTGCAGACTTTAGAGCCTAGATATATTGTCAAAAATGAAAAAGGCAGAATCGCACAGGCTAAAGCAATGCTTAGTAAGCTTGAGCAAAGAGAGCAAAAGGGCATCTATAATGTCGCTTATAATGGCAAAAATGCCACAAAGGTTTATAAGGATTTAGAAAAGATTGACGAGGCAATTGTGTTGGAGAGAGGCACAAAGAGAAAAGGGGGAGTGCATATAAAATTATCTCACAGCACAGATACACAACAACAAGGCTATGTAACACATCAAGAAGTCGCAAATCTTGGCAAAAACATTCGTAAATATATAGCAAAATATCATGACCCTTTCATTGATTCCAATGGAGCAAGGCTCTATGAATGGCAAGATAAAGAGGGTGTGAAATTTCGGGTAGTTGTTAATGACTTGCAAGAAAGCAGCGGTGGCAACTCACTCCTGCCCTCCGCTACGGAAGAAATTATAACATTCTACTCTGACAGAAACCTTAAAAATCCGATGAGTTTTAAGAATCCAAGTTTAAAATAA
- a CDS encoding DUF5675 family protein gives MFYTIVLQRKSEHKDIKKLKNGQIVGEIEDSTLGVLSVYEHQDETSAGREILNFFTCENIGPSTDTPKQDKRIIAREYQLEWTNTCQNASLARTYPQWKAENNKELIKEWMNDPKFINTALWLKSKDLPSFAGRRILIHVGNYPQDTKGCILLGKSKGNGTVHNSIEACKDFFDFVKKVGIENIRGLVVREIKG, from the coding sequence ATGTTTTACACTATCGTTTTGCAAAGAAAATCCGAGCATAAGGATATTAAAAAACTTAAAAATGGTCAAATAGTGGGAGAAATCGAAGATTCTACCTTAGGAGTGCTTAGTGTTTATGAGCATCAAGATGAGACAAGTGCAGGGCGTGAGATTCTAAACTTTTTTACTTGTGAGAATATCGGACCTAGCACAGACACACCAAAACAAGACAAACGTATTATAGCGCGTGAGTATCAGTTAGAATGGACAAATACATGTCAAAATGCCTCTTTAGCTAGAACTTATCCGCAATGGAAAGCAGAGAATAATAAAGAGCTTATTAAAGAGTGGATGAATGATCCTAAGTTTATCAATACAGCTTTATGGCTAAAGAGCAAGGATTTGCCATCTTTTGCAGGTAGGCGTATTTTAATCCATGTAGGAAATTATCCGCAAGATACCAAAGGGTGTATTTTGTTAGGTAAGTCTAAAGGTAATGGCACAGTGCATAATAGCATCGAAGCGTGTAAAGATTTCTTTGACTTTGTGAAAAAAGTCGGTATTGAGAATATCAGAGGGCTTGTAGTCAGAGAGATAAAAGGATAA
- a CDS encoding HipA domain-containing protein has translation MLEFDSKTLVEPLGTKEKFWTFKENTKYLFKIGRENTDENVSEKIAYEIAKLIQLPCAEYKLALFKNGIVKKGIASKNFLNDDSRLVLGNELLAKFFKDYHKDKRYKLREYTIDKPIILFYSFDKEMLEKFVGYLVFDMLIGNTDRHHENWGIIYDAKKKSFTLAPSFDHAAGCASKVSTEEAKKRLSSKDKNYTTSTFCKKARTPFYKNNKKLSTYEVLDELLKSKREIKSIVSEWIEKISSVSQDKYHRILNKIPQNLISGEKKEFVLKMLQINIQALKTKETNE, from the coding sequence ATGTTGGAATTTGATAGTAAAACATTAGTTGAGCCACTAGGGACAAAAGAAAAATTTTGGACATTTAAGGAAAATACAAAATATCTTTTTAAGATTGGTAGAGAAAATACAGATGAAAATGTCAGTGAAAAGATTGCCTATGAAATTGCAAAATTGATACAATTGCCTTGTGCAGAATATAAACTTGCTCTTTTTAAAAATGGCATAGTGAAAAAGGGTATTGCGAGTAAGAATTTTCTCAATGATGATTCTAGGTTAGTTTTAGGTAATGAATTGCTGGCTAAATTTTTTAAGGATTATCACAAAGACAAAAGATACAAATTAAGAGAATACACTATTGATAAACCTATTATATTGTTTTATTCGTTTGATAAAGAGATGTTGGAAAAATTTGTAGGCTATTTGGTATTTGATATGCTTATTGGCAATACCGATAGGCATCATGAGAATTGGGGAATCATCTATGACGCAAAGAAAAAATCTTTTACACTTGCTCCGAGCTTTGACCATGCAGCGGGTTGCGCTTCAAAGGTAAGCACAGAAGAAGCAAAAAAGCGTTTAAGCTCAAAAGATAAGAATTATACTACTTCTACATTTTGCAAAAAAGCAAGGACACCTTTTTACAAAAACAACAAAAAGCTTAGCACTTATGAAGTGCTTGATGAACTTTTAAAATCAAAAAGAGAGATAAAATCTATCGTATCAGAATGGATAGAAAAAATTTCAAGTGTTTCACAAGATAAATATCATAGAATCTTGAATAAAATACCGCAAAATTTAATAAGTGGAGAAAAAAAGGAATTTGTGCTTAAAATGCTACAAATCAATATTCAAGCACTTAAAACAAAGGAAACAAATGAGTAA
- a CDS encoding HIRAN domain-containing protein: MSNINLAVSWQAPKTRKWIPIGHLSYNNQQYEFYYTNGVKEAQEQGFYPFARMNDLESLYTSEDVLLPVFANRLLSKSRPEYKLYQQWLGLDEHSTPLDELARNNGIRATDSIELYLIPNDKKEYKIDFFTHGISHLIPSYQKRVKSLEPKEKLYLMRDIQNEYDSDALLIRTKDPVEIVGYVPRIYAEDLANLIHYDNICNVTLRVKQVNHDAPMQFQLLCEFCAKIPNNFKSSFEKKEYFSKYQAY, translated from the coding sequence ATGAGTAATATCAATCTAGCAGTATCTTGGCAAGCACCAAAAACGCGCAAATGGATTCCGATTGGGCACTTAAGCTACAATAACCAACAATATGAATTTTATTATACCAATGGCGTGAAAGAGGCGCAAGAGCAAGGATTCTATCCTTTTGCTAGAATGAATGATTTAGAAAGTCTTTACACCTCTGAAGATGTGTTATTGCCTGTATTTGCAAATAGGCTTTTATCCAAAAGTCGCCCTGAATACAAGCTTTATCAGCAATGGTTAGGACTTGATGAGCATAGCACGCCACTTGATGAGCTCGCTAGAAACAACGGCATTCGCGCAACTGATAGCATTGAACTTTACTTGATTCCAAACGACAAAAAAGAGTATAAAATTGATTTTTTTACACATGGTATTAGCCACCTTATCCCAAGCTATCAAAAGAGAGTTAAAAGCCTTGAGCCTAAAGAAAAACTTTATTTAATGAGAGATATTCAAAATGAATACGATAGTGATGCCTTACTCATTCGCACAAAAGACCCTGTGGAGATTGTGGGCTATGTCCCGCGAATCTATGCAGAAGATTTGGCTAATCTTATCCACTATGATAATATCTGTAATGTAACCCTTAGGGTAAAACAAGTCAATCACGATGCACCGATGCAATTTCAGTTACTATGTGAATTTTGCGCAAAGATTCCAAACAATTTCAAATCAAGTTTTGAAAAAAAGGAATATTTTAGTAAGTATCAAGCTTATTAA